A single genomic interval of Metasolibacillus fluoroglycofenilyticus harbors:
- the ezrA gene encoding septation ring formation regulator EzrA produces the protein MEYIIIVVVLLLALLIFGLMIRRKHNAEIERLEKEKMQVQHYPIYEELTKVKALNMNGQTEEMFENWRNMWSEVIDVHVVKMDSMLFDAEEYVDRFKFKKATQVEREIEEYIVKCETIKVKIIKELEELIGSEEKNRIEVEQLKEYHRSARKTILAHQYSFGPALEQLEKRLEQFVPKFEEFDQLTTEGNYLQAREIILTLNSEAQSIFSLLSDIPTLLTEIQTKIPTAIQELRNGQKEMEEQKYYLRHLELTDYLDKLEQELITLKQAVADLNLTEVTPRVDEINDEIDNFYDLLEKEVVAKKFVDRHCSAMNETITDVMKATKEVHDEAAYVQHSYRLPDKEAEVPKQCLKQLEVLQKRYELLAIRVEEEKSAYSSLQEELQEITNEMERIQEEQEKFSNMLKNLRIDENNARKELDTLKKLLQNTERMLHKANIPGIPEEMDARLEEAEEHIFIVVQSLQEIPLNMEAVHSHLLNTKKCIEDVHERAEEMITNVMLIERMIQYGNRYRATNATVHARLAEAEEAFHQFRYVKALEDAAHAVESIEPGAIKRIEALVQEELLMKS, from the coding sequence GTGGAGTATATCATCATTGTTGTCGTCCTACTATTAGCATTATTAATTTTTGGTTTAATGATTAGGCGAAAACATAATGCTGAAATAGAACGACTAGAAAAAGAAAAAATGCAAGTGCAGCATTATCCTATATATGAAGAATTAACAAAAGTAAAAGCGCTGAATATGAACGGTCAAACGGAGGAAATGTTTGAAAACTGGCGCAATATGTGGTCAGAAGTAATTGATGTACATGTTGTGAAAATGGATTCGATGTTGTTTGATGCGGAAGAATATGTGGATCGTTTTAAGTTTAAAAAAGCTACCCAAGTTGAGCGTGAAATAGAAGAATATATTGTAAAATGTGAAACAATTAAAGTTAAAATTATTAAAGAGTTAGAGGAATTGATTGGAAGCGAAGAGAAAAATCGTATCGAGGTGGAGCAATTAAAGGAATACCATCGCTCAGCACGCAAAACGATTTTAGCACATCAATACTCATTTGGTCCTGCCTTAGAGCAGCTTGAAAAAAGATTGGAGCAATTTGTACCGAAGTTTGAGGAGTTCGACCAATTGACAACGGAAGGCAACTATTTGCAAGCTCGTGAAATTATTTTAACTTTAAACAGTGAGGCGCAATCCATTTTCTCGTTATTAAGCGATATTCCAACATTGCTAACAGAAATTCAAACGAAAATTCCGACAGCCATTCAGGAATTACGCAACGGTCAGAAAGAAATGGAGGAGCAAAAATATTATTTGCGCCATCTGGAGCTTACAGATTATTTGGATAAGCTTGAGCAGGAGCTTATCACACTTAAGCAAGCTGTAGCTGATTTAAACTTGACTGAAGTGACACCACGCGTCGATGAAATTAACGATGAAATAGATAATTTCTATGATTTGCTAGAAAAAGAAGTAGTGGCGAAGAAATTTGTTGACCGGCACTGTAGCGCGATGAATGAGACGATTACCGATGTAATGAAGGCGACGAAGGAAGTGCATGATGAGGCGGCATATGTGCAGCATAGCTACCGTCTGCCGGATAAAGAAGCAGAAGTACCTAAGCAATGTTTAAAGCAGCTGGAGGTTTTACAAAAACGCTACGAGCTATTAGCTATTCGCGTTGAGGAAGAGAAATCAGCTTATTCTAGTTTGCAGGAGGAACTGCAAGAAATTACGAACGAAATGGAACGTATACAAGAGGAGCAGGAAAAATTCTCGAATATGCTGAAAAATTTACGTATTGATGAAAACAATGCACGTAAAGAGCTTGATACGCTAAAAAAATTATTGCAAAATACAGAGCGAATGCTACATAAGGCAAATATTCCAGGTATTCCAGAGGAAATGGATGCGCGATTAGAGGAAGCGGAGGAGCATATTTTTATCGTTGTTCAAAGCTTGCAGGAAATTCCATTAAATATGGAAGCTGTACATAGTCATTTGTTAAACACGAAAAAATGTATTGAAGATGTACATGAACGCGCGGAAGAAATGATTACGAATGTGATGCTTATTGAAAGAATGATTCAATATGGCAATCGTTACAGAGCGACAAATGCTACAGTACATGCGCGTTTAGCTGAAGCGGAGGAAGCATTCCATCAATTCCGTTATGTGAAGGCGTTGGAGGATGCTGCACATGCTGTGGAATCGATTGAGCCAGGAGCAATAAAGCGCATTGAAGCGCTTGTGCAAGAGGAACTATTAATGAAATCTTAA
- the hisJ gene encoding histidinol-phosphatase HisJ: protein MKKDGHIHTPFCPHGSKDALERYVEKAIACHFTEITFTEHAPLPPSFEDPTPDKDSGMDFALLVPYFTHLQEIKKYYSSQIHINIGLEIDFIVGFENETRQFLNEYGPMLDDSILSVHFLKWQNHYTCIDFSKEVYLQCANEIGSVQQLYQLYYETVHQSIDSDLGKYKPKRIGHPTLIHKFQHAHAEQIDDTVLIKKLLLHMKNCGYEVDFNSAGLSKPMCLEPYPPLPMMEYAKSIALPYTFGSDAHTVKDLHQHYELLFS from the coding sequence ATGAAAAAAGATGGTCATATTCACACACCTTTTTGTCCGCACGGTTCTAAAGACGCACTAGAACGTTATGTTGAAAAAGCGATTGCATGCCATTTTACAGAAATCACTTTTACGGAGCATGCACCATTACCGCCCTCATTTGAGGACCCTACACCCGATAAGGATAGCGGGATGGATTTCGCATTACTTGTTCCTTATTTTACACATTTACAGGAAATAAAAAAGTACTATTCTTCACAAATTCATATTAATATTGGGCTTGAAATTGATTTTATTGTAGGTTTCGAAAATGAAACACGTCAATTTTTGAATGAATATGGTCCAATGCTTGATGATTCCATTCTTTCTGTTCATTTTTTGAAATGGCAAAATCATTATACTTGTATCGATTTTTCGAAAGAAGTATATTTACAATGCGCAAATGAAATCGGCAGTGTCCAACAATTGTATCAATTATATTATGAAACGGTACACCAATCAATCGATAGCGATTTAGGTAAATACAAACCAAAGCGAATTGGTCATCCTACACTTATTCATAAATTTCAGCATGCGCACGCTGAACAAATTGATGATACAGTATTAATAAAAAAACTATTGTTACATATGAAAAACTGCGGCTATGAAGTGGATTTCAACAGTGCAGGACTTAGCAAGCCTATGTGCTTAGAACCATATCCTCCACTGCCAATGATGGAATATGCAAAATCCATTGCATTGCCATACACTTTTGGCTCGGATGCACACACTGTAAAGGATTTACATCAGCATTACGAATTACTTTTTTCATAA
- a CDS encoding GAF domain-containing protein, giving the protein MFTQMKYEGTLESKYALLAKQLDALLTGESDLIANLSNASALLNQFLQEINWVGFYLMKDGELVLGPFQGLPACVRIAVGRGVCGTAVEQRKTIVVEDVHAFPGHIACDAASNSEIVIPLLKEDEVIGVLDIDSPIKNRFSEDDERGLTLFVQTLLKHL; this is encoded by the coding sequence ATGTTTACTCAAATGAAATACGAAGGGACACTTGAAAGCAAGTATGCCCTACTAGCAAAGCAACTTGATGCACTTCTTACAGGTGAAAGCGACCTCATCGCAAATTTAAGTAATGCATCTGCACTATTAAATCAATTTTTACAGGAAATAAACTGGGTGGGCTTTTATTTAATGAAGGATGGCGAGCTTGTTTTAGGCCCGTTCCAAGGGCTGCCTGCATGTGTGCGCATTGCGGTTGGACGAGGTGTATGCGGCACAGCCGTTGAACAAAGAAAAACAATTGTTGTAGAAGATGTCCATGCTTTCCCTGGGCATATTGCATGTGATGCCGCATCAAATTCAGAAATTGTCATTCCATTATTAAAAGAAGACGAGGTTATTGGTGTATTAGATATCGACAGTCCGATAAAAAATCGCTTTTCGGAAGACGATGAACGTGGCTTAACATTATTTGTCCAAACTTTATTGAAGCATTTATAA
- a CDS encoding sensor domain-containing diguanylate cyclase, translating to MIFDHQQKLIEIKSDLMDVYINSNNELDDLNEFVFFINSLLEKHFFITNCIFFKWANDLFKPMYNVDVDANLYDISSISLESFFKQQPLVPIPPMLKKETGLENMTHLLLVKVKDQNPIGIFVFQGSIQCPFFDNLEFVEEFVPLLSEVVQMKFESINIRLNELQYRKLYDIANLFHSTMDVDAILQNVLAIIQDNFPNLKAELILSNNQDQKTKVNIKQFDYLSERATTIEAFLSGEMTSEHIPELDCYLLNAPIKGQQAIYGILQVTVHSEYVITASQREFIQVLAQASGNALENAKLYHQSSRLISDLQLINETSHRLNMRLDIDEMLLFLQKQLIKSFKPMELCFVFKEEEQFNITSACTNLFKTAHGDIYVQHVEKHFSHSQDPLFIADFRRIIENQHIEFKSIMAIPMIVEERINGFSIVMHSEPYFFSFDSFKLMQSLIHHSSLAIANSKLRHQLQEMVDKDHLTSLYARSYLDHFVEKSLQEDSSGMFLLIDIDNFKHINDTFGHQVGDNILKQIGTQLQLIVRERGICARWGGEEMSIYIPNISDKEALVVAETVVKSIPNVTEPRVTISAGLITWNKVERPEFQSLFLHADTALYSAKNNGKNQVCIFHHSMQLQH from the coding sequence ATGATTTTTGACCATCAACAAAAACTTATTGAAATTAAATCTGATTTAATGGACGTTTATATTAATTCTAATAATGAGCTTGATGACTTAAATGAATTTGTCTTTTTTATAAATAGCTTATTAGAGAAGCACTTTTTTATAACGAATTGCATATTCTTCAAATGGGCAAATGATTTGTTTAAACCTATGTACAATGTTGATGTAGATGCAAACTTGTATGATATATCTTCAATATCCCTCGAGTCTTTTTTCAAGCAACAGCCGCTAGTACCAATTCCTCCAATGTTAAAAAAGGAGACAGGTTTAGAAAACATGACACATTTGCTGTTGGTAAAAGTAAAAGACCAAAATCCGATTGGTATATTCGTTTTCCAAGGCTCAATACAATGTCCATTTTTCGATAATTTAGAATTCGTAGAAGAGTTTGTTCCTTTACTTTCGGAAGTTGTACAGATGAAATTTGAAAGTATCAATATCCGACTAAATGAGCTTCAATACCGCAAATTGTATGATATTGCTAATTTGTTCCATTCTACGATGGATGTTGATGCAATATTGCAAAATGTACTAGCTATCATTCAAGACAATTTCCCGAATTTAAAAGCAGAATTAATATTGTCGAATAATCAAGATCAAAAAACGAAAGTTAATATAAAACAGTTTGACTATTTATCTGAAAGAGCAACTACAATTGAAGCTTTCTTATCGGGGGAGATGACGTCTGAGCATATCCCCGAATTAGACTGTTATTTATTGAATGCACCGATTAAAGGGCAGCAGGCGATTTATGGGATTTTACAAGTGACTGTGCATAGTGAATATGTCATTACAGCGTCACAAAGAGAGTTTATTCAAGTGCTGGCACAAGCCTCTGGTAATGCGTTGGAAAATGCTAAATTATATCACCAGTCTTCACGTTTAATAAGTGATTTACAGCTAATTAATGAAACGTCACATCGCCTTAATATGCGACTGGATATTGATGAGATGCTGTTATTTTTACAAAAGCAGCTAATAAAATCGTTTAAACCGATGGAGCTATGCTTTGTCTTTAAAGAGGAGGAGCAGTTTAATATTACATCCGCGTGCACAAATTTATTTAAAACAGCACATGGGGATATATATGTACAGCATGTTGAAAAACATTTTTCACACTCACAAGACCCTCTATTTATAGCGGATTTTAGACGCATTATAGAAAATCAGCATATAGAGTTTAAATCGATTATGGCTATTCCAATGATTGTGGAAGAGCGAATTAATGGCTTTAGCATCGTCATGCATAGCGAGCCATACTTTTTTTCGTTCGATAGCTTTAAGCTAATGCAGTCACTTATTCATCATTCATCATTAGCGATTGCAAACTCAAAGTTGCGTCATCAGCTACAGGAAATGGTCGATAAGGACCATTTAACAAGCTTATACGCAAGGAGCTATTTGGATCATTTTGTTGAGAAATCCTTACAGGAGGATAGCTCAGGTATGTTTTTATTAATTGATATTGATAATTTTAAACATATTAATGACACATTTGGTCACCAAGTAGGGGATAATATTTTAAAGCAAATTGGGACACAATTGCAGCTTATCGTAAGGGAGCGGGGTATTTGTGCCCGTTGGGGTGGAGAGGAAATGTCCATCTACATTCCGAATATCTCTGATAAAGAGGCATTAGTAGTAGCGGAAACGGTTGTGAAGAGCATTCCCAATGTTACGGAGCCGAGAGTTACGATTTCTGCTGGTCTCATTACATGGAATAAGGTCGAACGGCCCGAATTCCAATCTTTATTTTTACATGCAGATACAGCGTTGTATAGTGCTAAAAATAATGGAAAAAACCAAGTTTGCATTTTCCATCATTCCATGCAATTACAACATTAA
- the rpsD gene encoding 30S ribosomal protein S4, producing MSRYTGPSWKLSRRLGISLSGTGKEIEKRPYAPGQHGPNQRKKLSEYGLQLQEKQKLRHMYGMTERQFKNTYDKASKLQGLHGENFMILLETRLDNLVYRLGLARTRRAARQLVNHGHVLVDGKRVDIPSFSVKPGQSISLRERSQNLAVVNEAIEVNNFVPEYLSFDADSKVGTFVRFPERSELSAEIQEQLIVEFYSR from the coding sequence ATGTCTCGTTATACAGGTCCATCTTGGAAACTTTCTCGTCGTCTTGGTATTTCTCTAAGCGGCACAGGTAAAGAAATCGAAAAACGCCCATACGCACCAGGCCAACACGGTCCAAACCAACGCAAAAAATTATCTGAGTATGGTTTACAATTACAAGAAAAACAAAAACTACGTCATATGTATGGTATGACTGAGCGTCAATTCAAAAACACTTATGACAAAGCTAGTAAATTACAAGGTTTACACGGTGAAAACTTCATGATTCTTCTTGAAACTCGCCTTGACAACCTAGTTTACCGTTTAGGCTTAGCTCGCACTCGTCGTGCAGCTCGTCAATTAGTAAACCACGGTCACGTTTTAGTTGATGGCAAGCGCGTTGATATTCCATCTTTCAGCGTAAAACCTGGTCAATCAATCTCTTTACGTGAGCGTTCACAAAACTTAGCTGTTGTAAATGAAGCAATCGAAGTAAACAACTTCGTACCAGAATACCTTTCATTTGATGCAGACAGCAAAGTAGGTACATTCGTACGCTTCCCAGAGCGCTCTGAATTATCTGCTGAAATCCAAGAACAATTAATCGTTGAGTTCTACTCTCGCTAA
- a CDS encoding transcriptional regulator — MMRNQLIKAMQRQCLLDIMYMAKDGRISKRRVKIIKITGDTMQVYCFNKCAKRTFIVDNTLAIMPVSSRKEREVI; from the coding sequence ATGATGCGAAATCAACTTATAAAAGCAATGCAACGTCAATGTCTTTTGGATATTATGTATATGGCGAAGGATGGTAGAATCTCAAAGAGACGTGTAAAAATTATTAAAATAACAGGTGATACAATGCAGGTGTACTGCTTCAATAAATGCGCAAAACGTACTTTTATAGTAGATAATACACTTGCGATTATGCCTGTTAGTAGCCGAAAAGAGCGTGAAGTTATATGA
- a CDS encoding N-acetylmuramoyl-L-alanine amidase, giving the protein MSYVFKQSLLPINKYSLKSPFPMTANYITVHNTANDASAYNEVIYHNRNDNQISYHVAIDDREVIQCLPFNRNAWHCGDGQGDGNRKSIGIEICYSKSGGARYEAAEENAVQYIATLLKQFGWGVERIKKHQDWSGKYCPHRILDENRWESFKGRVQSALDALNKQPILKEATQIDFLTSTGRAEIRALLKKARDKNIINKAIHTDKEIEKYGDIQLLSYQAAVINRTFQE; this is encoded by the coding sequence ATGAGTTATGTGTTCAAACAAAGCTTATTACCTATCAACAAATACTCGCTCAAATCACCATTCCCTATGACAGCTAATTATATTACGGTGCATAACACTGCCAATGATGCATCGGCATATAATGAGGTGATTTACCACAATCGTAATGACAATCAAATTAGTTATCATGTGGCAATTGATGATAGAGAGGTAATCCAGTGCCTGCCATTTAATCGCAATGCTTGGCATTGCGGTGATGGACAAGGTGATGGAAATCGTAAATCCATTGGCATTGAAATTTGCTATAGTAAAAGTGGTGGGGCTCGTTATGAAGCAGCCGAGGAAAATGCTGTACAATATATTGCGACATTATTAAAACAGTTTGGTTGGGGTGTAGAACGTATTAAAAAGCATCAAGATTGGAGCGGCAAATATTGCCCGCATCGAATTTTGGATGAAAATCGTTGGGAAAGCTTCAAGGGGCGTGTGCAAAGCGCATTAGATGCACTTAATAAGCAGCCCATATTAAAGGAGGCAACACAAATAGACTTCTTAACTTCGACGGGTCGTGCAGAAATTCGGGCATTACTTAAAAAAGCTCGTGATAAAAATATTATTAATAAAGCTATACACACAGACAAAGAAATTGAAAAATACGGTGATATTCAATTGTTGAGCTATCAAGCAGCTGTTATCAATCGTACATTTCAAGAATAG
- a CDS encoding phage holin family protein: protein MEKYIAFISGAAGAIVSYLVGGLGMAVTVLIALMALDYVTGLMQAAINQSLNSRVGFNGIIRKIYYLMLVASVYLIALVIPGIEYAGDGATVAFCVLEFISITENGTKMGLWMPKFVQNLLAIVKEKTEEDNGK from the coding sequence ATGGAAAAATATATTGCGTTCATTAGTGGGGCTGCTGGAGCAATTGTATCTTATTTAGTGGGTGGCTTAGGTATGGCTGTTACTGTGCTCATTGCGCTTATGGCTTTGGATTATGTGACGGGGCTTATGCAAGCCGCTATCAACCAATCGTTAAATTCTCGGGTAGGATTTAATGGTATTATTCGAAAAATATATTATTTAATGTTGGTTGCGTCTGTGTATTTGATTGCACTTGTAATACCTGGAATTGAGTATGCAGGTGATGGAGCTACTGTTGCATTTTGTGTGTTAGAATTTATTTCTATCACGGAAAATGGTACGAAAATGGGGCTGTGGATGCCCAAGTTTGTCCAAAATTTATTAGCGATTGTTAAAGAAAAAACAGAGGAGGATAATGGAAAATGA
- a CDS encoding phage tail protein yields the protein MAQYGTIITNSGLAQIANAQATQTKVGLEYIALGDGNGAHYIPTQNQSALVNEVWRGAVANVTIDPANSNRIIVDGVIPTTAGGFTIREIGVFDAQNQLIAVGQYPEKYKPQLSEGTAEEILIHFVLETNNSDIVELSIDPSIIIASRKYVDKKVDGVERQFAEHLDNFDAHGLNKFYSLAHAQEIVIDMDLNDIKTLGNYVSNSANVTTTLLNCPVTTNSGFTMKVERVTGDSINFLRQTIKVNHQIPTTFERTMINNVFSPWYKIIITSNLTWIEATPQNGWQQPMEQYMRLQYIRDSLGIVHVRGEILGGAIIKDTIITTLPVGYRPTSTIPIQVIRANDASFCPIQINSRGEITIMQSLSATSTLRFNSNFFVGV from the coding sequence ATGGCACAATATGGCACAATTATAACGAATAGTGGTTTGGCACAAATTGCAAATGCGCAAGCAACCCAAACGAAGGTTGGTTTAGAGTATATTGCGCTAGGAGATGGAAACGGTGCTCATTATATACCGACTCAGAATCAAAGTGCACTAGTTAATGAGGTATGGCGTGGAGCAGTTGCAAATGTGACAATTGACCCAGCTAATAGCAATCGAATTATCGTTGATGGTGTTATCCCAACTACTGCTGGTGGTTTTACTATCCGGGAAATAGGTGTATTTGATGCCCAAAACCAATTAATTGCTGTTGGGCAGTATCCAGAGAAGTATAAGCCTCAATTAAGTGAAGGCACGGCAGAAGAAATATTAATTCATTTCGTGCTTGAAACAAATAATTCAGATATTGTTGAACTTTCAATTGACCCTTCAATTATTATTGCTAGTCGTAAATATGTGGATAAAAAAGTAGATGGTGTAGAGCGGCAATTTGCTGAGCATTTGGACAATTTTGATGCACACGGATTAAATAAGTTTTATTCACTTGCCCATGCACAAGAAATCGTTATTGATATGGACTTAAATGATATAAAAACCTTAGGAAACTATGTTTCTAATTCCGCTAATGTAACTACAACATTATTAAATTGTCCGGTTACGACGAATTCAGGATTTACAATGAAAGTGGAGCGTGTAACAGGCGATTCTATAAATTTTTTGAGGCAAACAATAAAAGTTAATCACCAAATTCCAACTACATTTGAAAGAACTATGATTAACAATGTATTTAGCCCCTGGTACAAAATTATAATAACTAGTAATTTAACTTGGATTGAAGCCACTCCTCAAAATGGATGGCAGCAACCAATGGAACAATATATGCGTTTACAATATATTAGAGATAGCTTAGGGATTGTGCATGTTAGAGGTGAGATTTTAGGAGGAGCAATTATAAAAGACACAATTATTACAACGCTACCTGTTGGCTATAGACCAACCTCTACAATACCAATTCAAGTAATAAGAGCCAATGATGCATCGTTCTGTCCAATTCAAATAAATAGTCGAGGAGAGATTACAATTATGCAAAGTTTATCTGCCACAAGTACTTTAAGATTTAACAGTAATTTCTTTGTGGGGGTGTAA
- a CDS encoding phage tail protein, with product MAQYGTVITNSGLAQIANAQATQTKVSLEYIALGDGNGAHYIPTQNQSALVNEVWREPVANVTIDPANSNRIIVDGVIPTTAGGFTIREIGVFDDQNQLIAVGQYPEKYKPQLNEGTAEEILIHFVIETNNADIVELSIDPSIIIASRKYVDEKVENIEQRFIEHLDKDVADGVHGMGKAAAEDYEEGIWTPVINGTAGGTINADYTVGRYIKLGKLVFLSAIISLTSELSNTANGALRVSGLPFVGRESGGGMSVAAVTGINTGGGILSGGVGTNSNIIPLVILKGDGTAPNLSPSAITSAYRLHFSIVYKI from the coding sequence ATGGCACAATATGGCACGGTTATAACGAATAGTGGTTTGGCACAAATTGCAAATGCGCAAGCCACCCAAACGAAGGTTAGTTTAGAGTATATTGCGCTAGGAGATGGAAACGGTGCTCATTATATACCGACCCAGAATCAAAGTGCATTAGTTAATGAGGTATGGCGTGAACCAGTTGCAAACGTGACAATTGACCCAGCTAATAGCAATCGAATTATCGTTGATGGTGTTATCCCAACCACTGCTGGTGGTTTTACTATCCGGGAAATAGGTGTATTCGATGACCAAAACCAATTAATTGCTGTTGGGCAGTATCCAGAGAAGTATAAGCCACAATTAAATGAAGGTACAGCGGAAGAAATATTAATTCATTTTGTGATTGAGACGAATAACGCTGATATTGTTGAGCTGTCAATTGACCCTTCCATTATTATTGCTAGTCGTAAATATGTGGATGAAAAAGTAGAAAATATAGAGCAACGGTTTATTGAGCATTTGGACAAAGATGTTGCAGATGGAGTACACGGCATGGGAAAAGCCGCAGCAGAAGATTACGAGGAAGGAATTTGGACACCTGTTATTAATGGGACAGCAGGGGGTACTATAAATGCTGACTATACAGTCGGAAGATACATTAAATTAGGTAAACTTGTATTTTTGTCAGCTATAATATCTCTAACTAGCGAATTATCTAACACTGCTAATGGAGCATTGCGTGTAAGTGGGTTACCCTTTGTAGGGCGTGAATCAGGTGGCGGGATGTCTGTTGCAGCTGTGACTGGCATTAATACAGGAGGAGGTATTTTATCAGGAGGCGTCGGAACGAATTCTAACATTATACCTCTTGTGATTTTAAAAGGAGATGGTACAGCCCCGAATCTTAGCCCCTCTGCCATCACAAGCGCGTATAGACTGCATTTTTCTATTGTTTATAAAATTTAA